One window of Longimicrobiaceae bacterium genomic DNA carries:
- the rplW gene encoding 50S ribosomal protein L23 yields the protein MRSLYDVIVRPIVTEKSTELLDRTGKYSFVVAKEANKVEIARAVEKLFNVRVRDVRTMQYRGKERRVGRTIGRRAAWKKAVVTLREGDTIEIFEGV from the coding sequence ATGCGTAGTCTGTACGACGTGATCGTGCGCCCGATCGTCACCGAGAAGTCGACCGAGCTACTCGATCGGACCGGCAAGTACTCCTTCGTCGTGGCGAAGGAGGCGAACAAGGTGGAGATCGCGCGCGCGGTCGAGAAGCTGTTCAACGTGCGCGTTCGCGACGTCCGCACCATGCAGTATCGCGGCAAGGAGCGTCGGGTCGGCCGGACCATCGGACGGCGCGCCGCCTGGAAGAAGGCGGTGGTGACGCTGCGCGAGGGCGATACAATCGAGATCTTCGAGGGGGTCTGA
- the rplB gene encoding 50S ribosomal protein L2, which yields MPVKQFKPVTAGTRFRATNDFSEITRKGPEKSLTEALPKSGGRNHHGHITSRRRGGGQKRKYRIIDFKRNKFGVPARVVAIEYDPNRSAHIALVEYQDGERRYILHPVGLSVGDTVQSGPGTDIRLGNAVPLAEIPLGTTVHNIELRPGKGGQLARSAGSGVQVVAKEGDLVTLRLPSSEMRLVRRECLATIGQVGNVDHSQQSIGKAGANRWRGRRPRVRGVAMNPVDHPLGGGEGKSSGGRHPVSPWGKAEGVKTRRRKKNTNRFIVRGRKRGKATQ from the coding sequence ATGCCCGTCAAGCAGTTCAAGCCGGTGACGGCCGGGACGCGCTTCCGCGCCACCAACGACTTCAGTGAGATCACCCGCAAGGGGCCTGAGAAGTCGCTGACCGAGGCGCTGCCGAAGAGCGGCGGCCGCAACCACCACGGCCACATCACGTCGCGGCGCCGTGGCGGCGGCCAGAAGCGTAAGTACCGCATCATCGACTTCAAGCGGAACAAGTTCGGGGTTCCCGCGCGGGTCGTGGCGATCGAGTACGATCCGAATCGCAGCGCGCACATCGCCCTGGTCGAGTACCAGGACGGTGAGCGTCGCTACATCCTGCACCCCGTGGGTCTCTCCGTCGGCGACACGGTGCAGTCCGGTCCCGGTACGGACATCCGGCTGGGGAATGCCGTTCCGCTCGCCGAGATCCCGCTGGGCACCACGGTGCACAACATCGAGCTCCGCCCGGGCAAGGGCGGTCAGCTGGCGCGTTCGGCCGGTTCGGGTGTGCAGGTGGTGGCGAAGGAGGGCGATCTCGTCACCCTGCGCCTGCCCTCGAGCGAGATGCGGCTCGTCCGTCGCGAGTGCCTGGCGACCATCGGCCAGGTGGGCAACGTCGACCACAGCCAGCAGTCGATCGGCAAGGCCGGCGCGAACCGCTGGCGCGGCCGTCGGCCCAGGGTCCGCGGCGTGGCCATGAACCCGGTCGATCACCCGCTGGGCGGTGGTGAGGGCAAGTCCTCCGGCGGTCGGCACCCGGTCTCCCCCTGGGGCAAGGCCGAGGGCGTCAAGACCCGCCGCCGGAAGAAGAACACGAACCGCTTCATCGTGCGCGGCCGGAAGCGCGGGAAGGCAACGCAGTAG
- the rpsS gene encoding 30S ribosomal protein S19, translating into MPRSLKKGPFVEESLLKKITAMNERGEKRVVKTWSRASTIIPEFVGHTLAVHNGNKFIPVYLTENMVGHKLGEFAPTRMFRGHGGKLVDRRAKAR; encoded by the coding sequence ATGCCGAGGAGTCTGAAGAAGGGGCCGTTCGTCGAGGAGAGTCTCCTCAAGAAGATCACGGCCATGAACGAGCGCGGGGAGAAGCGGGTCGTGAAGACCTGGTCGCGCGCGTCGACGATCATCCCGGAGTTCGTCGGGCACACGCTCGCGGTGCACAACGGGAACAAGTTCATCCCCGTGTACCTCACCGAGAACATGGTCGGGCACAAGCTCGGCGAGTTCGCCCCGACGCGGATGTTCCGCGGTCACGGTGGCAAGCTCGTCGATCGGCGTGCCAAGGCCCGCTAG